One Dasania marina DSM 21967 DNA segment encodes these proteins:
- a CDS encoding OmpA family protein translates to MAQLNDQDSQSPPVWAIFGDLMSGLVGVFVLLLIWVLGFQLELSKTLEEEVAKRQASEQRRLALETALADPLASGRVTLNNGRIGISGSVLFSLNSAELQAQGRELLHTLVTPLQVYLSERNEILMVSGFTDDLPIQQGNNRFDDNWELSAQRALTVTRALIEQGMPANMVFAAAFGAQQPVASNSDKDGRSKNRRVEIAPVPKNSEHVAAQ, encoded by the coding sequence ATGGCACAGCTTAACGATCAGGATTCACAATCACCACCGGTGTGGGCCATCTTTGGCGACCTTATGTCCGGGTTGGTGGGCGTTTTTGTTTTGCTATTAATTTGGGTATTGGGCTTTCAATTAGAATTATCCAAAACCTTGGAAGAAGAAGTCGCCAAACGACAAGCCTCCGAGCAACGACGCCTAGCCTTAGAAACCGCACTGGCCGACCCATTAGCCAGCGGCCGCGTAACCCTTAACAATGGCCGCATAGGCATTAGCGGCAGCGTATTGTTTTCACTCAACTCAGCAGAGCTACAAGCACAGGGGCGAGAGCTACTACACACCTTAGTTACGCCACTGCAGGTTTACCTCAGCGAGCGCAACGAAATACTAATGGTTAGCGGCTTCACCGATGACCTCCCCATACAGCAAGGTAACAATCGCTTTGATGACAACTGGGAACTGTCGGCACAACGCGCCCTCACCGTTACCCGCGCCCTAATAGAACAAGGCATGCCTGCCAACATGGTATTCGCCGCCGCCTTTGGTGCGCAGCAACCGGTAGCCAGTAATAGCGACAAAGACGGCCGTTCCAAAAACCGCCGCGTAGAAATCGCGCCCGTGCCCAAAAACAGCGAACACGTAGCCGCACAATGA
- a CDS encoding DUF2894 domain-containing protein: MSLNADSKNNSDSNANEENCDSLAATLQEALQQLQEAQQHLHYPSRFFHLQALLKRAQQSQPLLSQLLTSKVQQGLEDYQTLLANKKAPSESSENHSAARTELAQLSQYLNGKNLSTSTALPASSFDGMLQQQEQKALQFGYTEQPQQTIVEQYRDAITQLNTEKFISQVINEVPKDAGPLNAHRLVIKTLTAMQTISPDYLRRMVNQIDTMFYLNAGGK; encoded by the coding sequence ATGAGCCTAAACGCCGACAGCAAAAACAATAGCGACTCAAACGCTAATGAAGAAAACTGCGACAGCTTGGCAGCGACTCTGCAAGAAGCACTGCAACAACTGCAAGAAGCCCAGCAACACCTACACTACCCCAGCCGTTTTTTTCACTTACAGGCACTGCTTAAACGCGCGCAACAAAGCCAGCCGCTATTAAGTCAGTTACTAACAAGTAAAGTGCAACAAGGACTAGAAGATTACCAAACACTACTCGCCAATAAAAAAGCGCCCAGTGAAAGCAGCGAAAACCACTCAGCCGCCAGAACCGAGCTAGCGCAACTCAGCCAATACTTAAACGGAAAAAACCTAAGCACCAGCACCGCCCTGCCCGCCAGCAGCTTTGACGGCATGCTACAACAGCAAGAACAAAAAGCATTACAATTCGGCTATACCGAACAACCGCAACAAACCATAGTCGAGCAATACCGCGACGCCATCACCCAACTCAACACCGAAAAATTTATTAGTCAGGTAATTAACGAAGTGCCTAAAGATGCGGGGCCGCTTAATGCTCATAGGCTGGTAATTAAAACACTCACCGCTATGCAGACGATATCGCCGGATTATTTACGGCGCATGGTGAATCAAATAGATACGATGTTTTATTTGAATGCGGGGGGAAAGTAG
- a CDS encoding transposase yields the protein MARLPRICPLGIPQHVIQRGNNRQFCFAQEQDLALYANWLDDYAAEFGAQIHAWVFMTNHVHLLVTPTMPNAVSKMMQALGRRYVRYFNSEYDRTGTLWEGRFKSSLVQSETYLLQCQRYIEMNPVRALMVDDPAEYTWSSYQSHALGKTIKLHTPHEEYLKLAKDVETRQNRYRQLFKDHVDKNLMVDIREALNKGLALGNEKFKSDIEALCGRRLRPARMGRPQIGESLI from the coding sequence ATGGCTAGACTTCCTAGAATATGCCCTTTGGGTATTCCTCAGCATGTGATTCAGCGTGGTAATAATCGACAGTTTTGTTTTGCTCAAGAGCAGGACTTAGCGTTGTATGCGAATTGGCTGGACGATTACGCTGCCGAATTTGGTGCGCAGATACATGCCTGGGTATTTATGACTAATCACGTGCATTTATTAGTTACGCCAACTATGCCTAATGCTGTCTCAAAAATGATGCAGGCTTTAGGGCGACGTTATGTAAGATACTTTAATAGTGAGTACGATCGTACTGGGACATTGTGGGAGGGGCGGTTTAAATCCAGCTTGGTTCAAAGTGAAACCTATCTACTGCAGTGTCAGCGTTATATTGAGATGAATCCAGTGAGGGCATTAATGGTCGATGATCCGGCTGAATATACGTGGTCCAGTTACCAATCTCATGCTCTAGGAAAAACAATTAAATTACATACTCCGCATGAAGAATATTTAAAGTTGGCGAAAGATGTGGAAACTAGGCAGAATCGCTACCGACAATTATTTAAAGACCATGTTGATAAAAACTTGATGGTAGATATTCGAGAAGCTTTGAACAAAGGCTTGGCACTTGGAAATGAAAAATTCAAGTCTGATATTGAAGCTTTATGTGGAAGAAGGTTACGGCCGGCAAGAATGGGGAGGCCGCAAATAGGAGAAAGTCTTATCTGA
- a CDS encoding prephenate dehydrogenase/arogenate dehydrogenase family protein, translating to MANVNRITVLAVGLIGGSLAKALRAKGFAHEIVGWGRNEQTLQRAIELGVIDSYQLDLAKAVAGSDIVVIATPTLIAVDMLQQLATLVPESTIITDVASVKGNLLIAAKEFFGKVPPNLVLGHPIAGSEKSGVEAVNEKLFINHRVILTPSEETSIAAISTVTDMWQVTGADVVTMPVDEHDEVLAATSHLPHVLAYALVDALAGQKEQQNIFNFAAGGFRDFTRIASSDPKMWHDIALANDKALLKMIDLFSAQLNSLRDAIATADSESITECFTRAKAARDHFSDVLSKQQLGTITDE from the coding sequence ATGGCCAACGTCAATCGTATAACGGTATTAGCGGTAGGTTTAATTGGTGGCTCCTTGGCAAAAGCCCTGCGTGCCAAAGGTTTTGCCCATGAGATCGTCGGTTGGGGCCGCAACGAACAAACCTTACAGCGCGCCATAGAGTTAGGCGTAATCGATAGCTACCAGCTAGACTTAGCCAAAGCCGTAGCTGGCAGCGACATCGTTGTAATCGCAACGCCCACCTTAATTGCCGTAGACATGCTGCAGCAACTGGCCACCTTAGTGCCAGAAAGCACGATTATTACCGATGTGGCCAGTGTTAAAGGCAATTTATTAATTGCTGCTAAAGAATTTTTTGGCAAAGTGCCGCCGAACTTAGTGTTGGGCCACCCTATAGCGGGCTCAGAAAAAAGCGGCGTAGAAGCCGTTAACGAAAAACTATTTATTAACCACCGCGTTATCCTAACCCCCTCCGAAGAAACCAGCATAGCCGCTATCTCTACCGTTACCGACATGTGGCAAGTCACCGGTGCCGATGTAGTGACTATGCCGGTGGATGAGCACGATGAAGTGTTGGCCGCCACCAGCCACTTACCCCATGTATTAGCCTACGCCCTAGTCGATGCTTTAGCAGGGCAAAAAGAACAACAAAATATCTTTAACTTCGCCGCGGGTGGCTTTAGGGATTTTACCCGCATAGCGTCTAGCGATCCCAAAATGTGGCATGACATAGCTTTGGCTAATGACAAAGCCTTGCTTAAAATGATTGATTTGTTTTCGGCGCAGTTGAATAGCTTACGTGATGCTATAGCTACTGCAGATAGTGAATCTATTACTGAGTGCTTTACCCGGGCCAAGGCAGCGCGGGATCATTTTTCGGATGTTTTGTCTAAGCAGCAGTTGGGGACGATTACGGACGAGTAG
- the pheA gene encoding prephenate dehydratase, producing MSDKDQLDEIASLHSLDQLRKAIDQVDCKIQGLLNHRARLAERVAEVKLAELTAETGEADLSKVMFYRPEREAQVLQKVMDRNEGPLPDKTVAHLFREIMSACLALEKPMEVAYLGPEGTFTQAAAMKHFGHGVIAVSQPEIANVFAQVESGQCNYGVVPVENSTEGMVNHTLDNFIDSPLKICGEVALRIQLHLLVNESATAKTVKTICAHRQALAQCRQWLDNNWPGIERLPVSSNAVAARMAKDDPTIAAVAGDIAAEKYGLMKLASSIEDLANNTTRFLIIGREDVPAGGNDKTSLIISAHNKPGALLHLLTPFEEAGISLTRIDTRPSRTQNWAYLFFVEFEGHQQDPKVKAVLDNLIEQSVMLKVLGSYPAAVL from the coding sequence ATGAGTGATAAAGATCAGCTAGATGAAATAGCCAGTTTACATAGCCTAGATCAATTGCGTAAAGCGATTGATCAAGTGGATTGCAAAATCCAGGGCTTATTAAATCACCGTGCTAGGCTGGCCGAGCGAGTAGCAGAAGTTAAGCTCGCCGAGCTAACAGCCGAAACCGGCGAAGCTGATTTATCAAAGGTCATGTTTTATCGGCCTGAGCGTGAAGCGCAGGTGTTACAAAAAGTCATGGACAGAAATGAAGGGCCGCTACCGGATAAAACGGTAGCGCATTTGTTTCGCGAAATTATGTCGGCCTGTTTGGCCTTAGAAAAGCCCATGGAAGTGGCGTACTTAGGGCCAGAGGGTACTTTTACCCAAGCTGCGGCCATGAAACATTTTGGCCACGGCGTGATTGCCGTATCGCAGCCAGAAATTGCTAATGTGTTTGCCCAGGTTGAATCGGGGCAGTGCAACTATGGCGTGGTGCCGGTAGAAAACTCTACCGAAGGTATGGTTAATCATACCCTAGACAACTTTATTGATTCCCCTTTAAAAATTTGTGGCGAAGTGGCCTTGCGTATACAGCTGCATTTATTGGTGAATGAATCGGCTACCGCTAAAACCGTTAAAACCATCTGCGCCCACCGCCAAGCTTTGGCGCAGTGCCGGCAGTGGTTAGATAATAATTGGCCTGGCATAGAACGCCTGCCCGTTAGCAGCAACGCTGTAGCGGCGCGCATGGCCAAAGATGACCCCACTATTGCCGCCGTAGCTGGTGATATCGCCGCCGAAAAATACGGCTTAATGAAGCTGGCTTCCAGCATAGAAGACCTAGCCAATAACACCACGCGCTTTTTAATTATAGGCCGCGAAGATGTACCCGCTGGTGGTAACGACAAAACCTCACTGATTATCTCTGCCCATAACAAGCCTGGTGCTTTATTGCATTTGCTTACCCCCTTCGAGGAGGCTGGTATCAGTTTAACCCGTATCGATACACGCCCCTCGCGCACCCAAAACTGGGCCTATTTATTCTTTGTAGAGTTTGAAGGTCATCAGCAAGATCCAAAAGTTAAAGCGGTGCTGGACAACCTCATCGAGCAGTCGGTGATGTTAAAAGTGCTGGGTTCATACCCGGCCGCGGTACTGTAA
- the serC gene encoding 3-phosphoserine/phosphohydroxythreonine transaminase: MTRRFNFCAGPAALPESVLLQAQQELVDWQGAGLSIMEMSHRSSELVGIANKAEQDFRDLLNISDDYAVLFLQGGASTQFSAVPLNLLGDKTGADYVNTGQWSKKAIKEAQRFCDVNVVASSEDTNFTTIPALDSWQLNKDAAYLHYTPNETIGGVEFFDVPKVDVPLVADMSSTILSRPIDVNKFGVIYAGAQKNIGPAGLTMVIVRKDLMGNASNYCPTMLDYKTAADNDSMYNTPPTYSLYLAGLVFAWLKEQGGLAAMEQLNRRKAEKLYGYIDNSGFYANPVEISSRSSMNIPFTLASADFDKAFLAEADEIGLLNLKGHRSVGGMRASIYNAVPEEAVDTLINFMKDFAQRNG; encoded by the coding sequence ATGACACGACGTTTTAATTTTTGTGCAGGCCCTGCGGCATTACCTGAGTCCGTTTTACTACAGGCGCAGCAAGAGTTAGTCGATTGGCAGGGCGCTGGCCTTTCTATTATGGAAATGAGCCACCGTTCTTCTGAATTAGTAGGTATAGCCAATAAGGCCGAGCAAGATTTTCGTGATCTGCTCAATATCTCTGACGATTATGCCGTGCTGTTTTTACAGGGCGGCGCCAGCACCCAGTTTTCGGCTGTGCCGTTAAACTTATTAGGCGACAAAACCGGTGCTGACTATGTCAATACCGGCCAGTGGTCTAAAAAAGCCATTAAAGAAGCGCAGCGTTTTTGCGATGTTAATGTAGTGGCCAGCTCAGAAGATACCAACTTCACCACTATCCCTGCGCTAGATTCATGGCAGTTAAATAAAGATGCGGCTTATTTGCACTACACCCCTAATGAAACCATAGGTGGAGTAGAGTTTTTTGACGTGCCTAAGGTAGATGTGCCGCTAGTGGCTGATATGTCTTCAACCATTTTATCGCGCCCTATAGACGTCAATAAATTTGGTGTGATTTACGCCGGTGCACAAAAAAATATCGGCCCTGCCGGTTTAACCATGGTGATAGTGCGTAAAGACTTAATGGGTAACGCCAGCAATTACTGTCCAACCATGTTGGACTATAAAACCGCTGCCGATAACGACTCTATGTATAACACTCCGCCAACCTATAGCTTGTACTTGGCCGGTTTAGTGTTTGCTTGGTTAAAAGAGCAGGGTGGTTTGGCTGCTATGGAGCAATTAAACCGTCGTAAAGCTGAAAAGCTGTACGGTTATATCGATAATAGCGGCTTTTACGCCAACCCTGTTGAAATTAGCAGCCGTTCATCAATGAACATACCCTTTACCTTAGCCAGTGCCGATTTCGATAAAGCCTTCTTGGCTGAGGCCGATGAAATTGGTTTGCTAAACCTTAAAGGTCACCGCAGCGTAGGCGGCATGCGTGCCAGCATCTACAACGCCGTACCTGAAGAGGCGGTAGATACCTTAATTAACTTTATGAAAGACTTTGCTCAACGTAACGGATAA
- the gyrA gene encoding DNA gyrase subunit A, which produces MGDINNEILPVNIEDELKQSYLDYAMSVIVGRALPDVRDGLKPVHRRVLFAMSELNNDYNKAYKKSARVVGDVIGKYHPHGDSAVYDTIVRMAQPFSLRYMLVDGQGNFGSVDGDSAAAMRYTEIRMRKLSHELLADLEKETVDWVPNYDGSEMMPAVMPTKVPNLLINGSSGIAVGMATNIPPHNLKEVVTACLALVDNEHLSIDELMEYIPGPDFPTAAIINGRAGILQAYRTGRGRIYIRARAEVIHDDKRNKDIIIVHEIPYQVNKARLIEKIAELVKEKKIEGIAELRDESDKDGMRIVIEMKRGESGEVVLNNLYQQTQLENVFGINIVALVDGQPKQLNLKELLEHFIRHRREVVTRRTIYLLRKARERGHILEGLAVAISNIDPVIAMIKASDTTAEAKEKLSAAVWEPGDVLGMLERAGEEACRPDDLPAHFGFRDGKYRLSPAQVQAILDLRLQKLTGLEHEKLLKEYQEKLDEIAEYIGILDDTLVLMAVIREELEAILAEYGDERRSEIIESLRDLTTEDLIAEEDRVVTISHGGYAKTQSLSDYQAQRRGGMGKSATAVKDEDFVEHLLVTSTHDTILCFSNVGKVYWLKVYQIPLAGRNSRGRPMVNLLPLGEGERITSILPVRDYTEGYYIFMATSFGTVKKTSLTDFARQRSVGLRALELEEGDVLIGTAITDGDCDVMLFSTAGKAVRFNENDVRAMGRTAKGVRGIRMDEGQRLISLIVPKEGGRILSVSENGYGKRTEVTEYATKGRGNKGMIFMQTSERNGAMVGAVQVFEGDELMMISDQGTMVRTRTDEISILGRNTQGVRVIRLKEGEHVVGIERIEEPDEIIAIIEEGEPAPAINPEPAVGDVDGESVDASELGEE; this is translated from the coding sequence ATGGGTGATATAAACAACGAAATCCTGCCAGTTAACATCGAAGATGAGCTGAAACAATCCTATTTAGACTATGCGATGAGCGTTATTGTTGGGCGAGCCTTGCCCGATGTGCGCGATGGTTTAAAGCCTGTTCACCGCCGTGTGCTATTCGCCATGAGCGAGCTTAACAACGATTACAATAAAGCTTATAAGAAGTCTGCCCGTGTGGTGGGTGATGTTATTGGTAAATATCATCCGCATGGCGACTCGGCGGTTTATGACACCATTGTTCGTATGGCACAGCCTTTCTCGCTGCGGTATATGTTGGTCGATGGCCAGGGTAACTTTGGTTCCGTGGATGGCGATTCTGCGGCGGCGATGCGTTATACCGAAATTCGTATGCGCAAACTCTCCCATGAGTTACTAGCTGATCTGGAAAAAGAAACCGTCGATTGGGTACCCAACTACGATGGCTCTGAAATGATGCCAGCGGTAATGCCTACTAAGGTGCCTAACTTATTAATTAATGGCTCCTCCGGTATTGCTGTGGGTATGGCGACCAACATTCCTCCCCACAACTTAAAAGAAGTGGTTACCGCTTGTTTGGCCTTAGTCGATAACGAGCACCTCAGTATCGATGAGCTGATGGAATATATCCCCGGCCCCGATTTCCCAACCGCCGCTATTATTAATGGCCGCGCCGGGATTCTGCAGGCGTATCGTACCGGCCGTGGCCGTATTTATATACGCGCCAGAGCCGAAGTGATACATGATGATAAGCGCAATAAAGATATTATTATTGTCCATGAAATTCCCTACCAGGTTAACAAGGCGCGTTTAATCGAAAAAATCGCCGAGCTGGTTAAAGAGAAGAAAATTGAAGGCATAGCTGAACTGCGTGATGAGTCTGATAAAGACGGTATGCGCATAGTGATAGAGATGAAACGCGGCGAAAGCGGCGAGGTAGTGTTAAACAATCTCTATCAACAAACCCAGCTAGAAAACGTGTTTGGTATTAACATCGTGGCGCTAGTTGATGGCCAGCCCAAACAGTTAAACCTGAAAGAATTATTAGAGCATTTTATTCGTCACCGCCGTGAAGTGGTGACGCGCCGTACCATTTATTTATTGCGTAAGGCGCGTGAGCGCGGCCATATTTTAGAAGGCTTGGCCGTTGCTATCTCGAATATTGATCCCGTAATCGCAATGATTAAAGCCTCTGATACAACAGCCGAAGCCAAAGAAAAGCTATCGGCAGCTGTGTGGGAACCAGGCGATGTATTGGGAATGTTAGAGCGTGCTGGCGAAGAGGCTTGTAGGCCTGACGATTTGCCGGCGCACTTTGGTTTCCGCGATGGTAAATACCGTTTGTCACCGGCGCAGGTACAGGCCATTCTTGATTTGCGTTTGCAAAAACTGACTGGCCTAGAGCACGAAAAACTTCTGAAAGAATACCAAGAGAAGTTGGACGAAATAGCCGAATACATCGGTATATTAGATGATACGCTGGTGTTAATGGCAGTGATACGTGAAGAGCTAGAGGCGATATTGGCTGAGTACGGCGATGAGCGTCGCTCGGAAATTATTGAGTCGCTACGTGATTTAACCACCGAAGATTTAATTGCCGAAGAAGATCGCGTGGTAACTATTTCACACGGTGGCTATGCCAAAACCCAGTCGCTTAGTGATTACCAAGCCCAGCGCCGTGGCGGCATGGGTAAGTCGGCAACGGCAGTGAAAGACGAAGATTTTGTTGAGCACTTATTGGTGACCAGCACCCACGATACCATTTTATGTTTCTCTAACGTCGGCAAAGTGTACTGGTTAAAAGTGTATCAAATTCCATTAGCGGGCCGTAACTCGCGTGGTAGGCCCATGGTTAACTTGCTGCCGTTGGGTGAGGGTGAACGAATTACCTCTATCTTACCGGTACGTGATTACACCGAAGGCTATTACATCTTTATGGCTACATCTTTTGGCACGGTTAAGAAAACCTCGCTAACTGATTTTGCCAGACAGCGTAGCGTCGGTTTACGCGCCTTAGAATTAGAAGAAGGTGATGTGTTAATAGGCACAGCGATTACCGATGGCGATTGCGATGTCATGTTGTTTAGTACAGCCGGTAAAGCGGTACGCTTTAATGAAAACGATGTCCGCGCCATGGGCCGTACCGCCAAAGGTGTGCGCGGCATACGCATGGATGAAGGCCAAAGGCTGATTTCCTTAATCGTGCCGAAAGAGGGTGGCCGCATCTTATCCGTTAGCGAAAACGGCTACGGTAAGCGCACCGAAGTGACTGAATACGCCACTAAAGGCCGTGGTAATAAAGGCATGATCTTTATGCAAACCAGCGAGCGCAATGGCGCTATGGTGGGAGCCGTTCAGGTATTTGAGGGCGACGAATTAATGATGATTTCTGATCAGGGCACTATGGTTCGTACCCGCACCGATGAGATATCCATCTTAGGCCGTAATACCCAAGGTGTACGCGTGATACGTCTGAAAGAAGGCGAGCATGTGGTGGGTATAGAGCGCATAGAAGAGCCCGACGAGATTATTGCAATTATCGAAGAAGGCGAACCTGCCCCCGCGATAAACCCAGAGCCTGCGGTAGGTGATGTGGACGGCGAAAGCGTAGATGCAAGCGAGCTTGGCGAAGAGTAA
- a CDS encoding TRZ/ATZ family hydrolase: MNSNSPQTVDSLIHAEWIIPIRPANTQLKHHSIAIKDGVIVDLLPTKLAKQQYCSANTHELAQQLLMPGLVNAHGHAAMSLFRGMADDQDLHNWLQNHIWPAEAQWVDAEFVKDGSLLAIAEMLRSGTTCYSDMYFFPDAAAEAVQDSGIRAQFCFPVLDFASTWGSDADDYISKGLAAREKWQHQPLLNFAFGPHAPYTVSDQPMSRIAALAAELDIGIQIHCHETQQEVTDAINKDGERPLARLNRLGLLGPSTQLVHMTVLNDADIELVRLSGAHVVHCPASNLKLASGFCPTQQLLELDINVALGTDGAASNNNLDLFSEMHIAALLAKATSGNAAALGDWQALEMATLAGAKALGLDHKIGSLEIGKQADLIAIDMSNIEQQPIYQPISQLVYTHSAGNVKHSWIAGTQVLHNRQPTQINLTQLAQKAQQWRDKIQPA, translated from the coding sequence ATGAACAGCAACAGCCCGCAAACCGTCGACAGCTTAATACACGCGGAGTGGATTATCCCCATACGCCCCGCCAACACCCAGCTAAAACATCACAGCATCGCAATAAAAGATGGCGTTATTGTCGACCTATTACCCACCAAACTAGCCAAGCAACAATATTGCAGCGCCAACACCCATGAGCTAGCACAACAACTACTCATGCCCGGCCTAGTGAACGCCCACGGCCACGCCGCCATGAGCCTGTTTCGCGGCATGGCCGACGATCAAGACTTGCACAACTGGCTACAAAACCACATCTGGCCTGCCGAAGCGCAATGGGTAGATGCTGAATTTGTTAAAGATGGCTCACTATTGGCCATAGCCGAAATGCTGCGCTCGGGCACCACCTGCTACAGCGACATGTATTTCTTCCCCGATGCCGCCGCCGAAGCGGTGCAAGACAGCGGCATACGCGCCCAGTTTTGCTTTCCCGTATTGGACTTTGCCAGCACCTGGGGCAGCGATGCCGATGACTACATCAGTAAAGGCCTAGCTGCCCGCGAGAAATGGCAGCACCAGCCACTACTGAATTTCGCCTTTGGCCCCCACGCCCCCTATACCGTGAGCGACCAGCCTATGTCGCGCATAGCCGCCTTGGCAGCCGAGCTAGATATAGGCATACAAATACATTGCCACGAAACCCAGCAGGAAGTGACCGACGCCATCAACAAGGATGGCGAACGCCCGCTGGCTAGGCTTAACCGCCTAGGCCTGCTAGGCCCTAGCACCCAGCTGGTACACATGACGGTTTTAAACGACGCCGACATAGAGTTAGTGCGCCTAAGCGGCGCCCACGTGGTGCACTGCCCCGCCTCCAACTTAAAGCTGGCCAGCGGCTTTTGCCCCACCCAGCAATTATTGGAACTAGATATTAATGTCGCCTTGGGCACTGATGGCGCCGCCAGTAATAACAACTTAGATTTGTTCAGCGAAATGCACATCGCCGCGTTATTAGCCAAAGCTACCAGCGGCAATGCTGCCGCACTGGGCGATTGGCAGGCACTGGAAATGGCCACCTTGGCTGGTGCCAAAGCACTGGGGCTAGACCATAAAATTGGCAGCTTAGAAATAGGTAAACAAGCCGACCTTATCGCCATAGACATGAGTAATATAGAGCAGCAGCCTATCTACCAACCCATCTCGCAGCTGGTTTACACCCATAGCGCCGGCAATGTTAAACACAGCTGGATAGCGGGCACCCAGGTATTGCATAATCGCCAGCCCACCCAGATAAACCTCACCCAACTGGCACAAAAAGCCCAGCAGTGGCGTGATAAAATTCAACCCGCATAG
- the ubiG gene encoding bifunctional 2-polyprenyl-6-hydroxyphenol methylase/3-demethylubiquinol 3-O-methyltransferase UbiG, whose product MSNVDPQEIAKFEALASRWWDRNSEFKPLHEINPLRANYIDERSPVAQRTLIDVGCGGGILSEAMAQRGAIVTGIDMGAAPLAVAKLHALESQVTIDYQQCTAEEMAEQHPASFDVVTCLEMLEHVPDPSSVIKACAQLCKPGGHIYFSTLNRNPKSYLFSIIGAEYLLKLLPKGTHDYAKFIKPSELASAIREAGLHLEHMTGMVYNPITKQYRLKDGDVDVNYLVHTRKPLAE is encoded by the coding sequence GTGAGCAACGTAGACCCACAGGAAATTGCCAAATTTGAAGCCTTAGCCAGCCGCTGGTGGGATAGAAACAGCGAGTTCAAGCCACTGCACGAAATCAACCCGCTGCGCGCCAACTATATAGATGAGCGTTCACCGGTAGCCCAGCGCACCCTTATAGATGTCGGTTGCGGCGGCGGCATCTTAAGCGAAGCCATGGCCCAACGCGGCGCCATAGTGACCGGCATCGATATGGGCGCAGCCCCGCTAGCGGTAGCCAAGCTGCACGCCTTAGAAAGCCAAGTGACTATTGACTACCAACAATGCACTGCCGAAGAAATGGCCGAACAACACCCCGCCAGCTTTGATGTCGTCACCTGCCTAGAAATGCTGGAGCACGTACCCGATCCCAGCTCGGTCATCAAAGCCTGCGCCCAACTATGCAAGCCCGGCGGCCATATCTATTTCTCTACTCTCAACCGCAACCCCAAGTCATATTTGTTTAGCATTATCGGTGCCGAGTATCTGCTTAAACTGCTACCTAAAGGCACTCACGATTACGCCAAATTTATTAAACCCTCAGAGCTGGCCAGCGCCATACGCGAGGCGGGTTTACACTTAGAGCATATGACAGGCATGGTCTACAACCCCATCACTAAGCAGTATCGCTTAAAAGACGGCGACGTAGATGTTAACTACTTAGTACACACCCGCAAGCCCTTAGCAGAATGA
- a CDS encoding HAD family hydrolase yields MIQLQAVLFDLDGTLLDTAPDFFVVVNQLCQRHGWPQQDYASVRNTVSHGSRALITLISGVEPDAPHFESLRNELLALYIDHIAVKTTFFDGMENVLNWLESENIHWGIVTNKPRLYTELLLAQLQLAQRCGTVVCPDDVSATKPDPEPLFLACQQLNITPASSLYVGDHRRDIEAGQRAGMQTVAANYGYIDHSDPAHSWGANYLVEHASELLPLLQNKQLFSL; encoded by the coding sequence ATGATACAACTACAAGCCGTACTGTTTGACCTAGATGGCACCTTACTAGACACCGCCCCGGATTTTTTTGTGGTGGTTAATCAGCTGTGCCAGCGCCATGGCTGGCCGCAACAGGATTACGCCAGTGTGCGCAACACGGTATCCCACGGCTCGCGTGCGCTAATCACCTTGATCTCGGGGGTAGAGCCCGATGCACCGCATTTTGAAAGCCTACGCAACGAGCTGCTGGCGCTATACATAGATCATATCGCGGTAAAAACCACCTTCTTTGACGGCATGGAAAACGTACTCAACTGGCTGGAAAGCGAAAACATACATTGGGGTATAGTCACCAACAAACCCCGGTTATACACCGAGCTATTATTAGCCCAGCTGCAACTAGCGCAACGCTGCGGCACCGTGGTTTGCCCCGACGATGTTAGCGCCACCAAACCCGACCCCGAGCCCTTATTTTTAGCCTGCCAGCAACTCAATATAACCCCCGCCAGCAGCCTTTATGTGGGCGACCACCGCCGCGACATAGAAGCAGGCCAGCGCGCAGGCATGCAAACCGTGGCCGCCAACTACGGCTATATAGACCACAGCGACCCTGCCCACAGCTGGGGTGCCAATTACTTAGTCGAACACGCCAGCGAACTGCTGCCACTGCTGCAAAACAAACAACTGTTCTCACTATAA